The Flavobacteriales bacterium genome contains the following window.
GCGGAACATCCTGCGGTGGACGTGGGCCTTCAACTCCGTGTTGCTCATCGGTCTGCTCTTCACGTACAGCAAGCGCAGCCGCTGCGAGGCGATGTATGCGCTGCGGGATGTACCCGGCATCACCGGCGTGATCATCGAGGATACCTTCGAGAAGGAACCTCCGCAAGCACCGCTCTTCTACCTGGGCGCTTACAAGCCCGGGCTGCTGTACTTCAGCGACCCGGCCATGGACCAACGCGCCGCATTGATGGCCGCCGAACCCGCGCGCCGACCCAACGCCGTGTGTTTCGTCGGGAAGGAAGACCTGGCCCAGCGCCGCATGGCCGTGGAACGCCAACTGGGCTCGTTGACTTTCGTCGCCGAAGCCGGGCCCGGACTGGTGGACCGTATTGTGCACTGGCTGAACCCGATCAATCGCAACGAGACCATCACCGTGTACCGGCTGCAAGTGGAGCCACGGCCGTAACCCGGAATAGTTTCCAATGGCATGTTTTGGATAGGTTGCGCTGCGCCACTACCTTGGCAGCAAACAACATCACCATGCAAACGCCAAACGCCATATCGCTTAAGCGGTAGGCGGAAGTTCTTCATCTCCTCTAGTACTATACTGACCGTGGTCGTCTTAGCCAGTGCAGTGCAGCTGAGCTTCGCTCCAGCGGCTCCACCTCCGGGTCTCACCTACACGTTCGGGCACGAGAACAGCGGCGGGATACCGCTCTATCGATTGTACATCGAAACATGGGGCACCAATGGGCTAATTGGTCCAACACAGGTGTACGGGAATGTCCCAACGGGCACGATCACGTACACGATGCCGCTGAACGTAGCGCATATCCGTGGCGTAAGGGTGTATTGCACGGCATGGAACTCATTCTCAACCTACTGGAATGCCTGTGGTGCGTATACAGGTGGTTGTAGTTGGACCACTTGCGCTCCGGACCTGTATTGCTACGATTTCGATCACATTTCGACGAACGGTTTCTGCATGGACAATGGTTGGCTGCGGATCGGTACCGATTGACCATAAGGAACATGCTCCGGAAAGCGTTGCTGATGGTATGGGCGGTAGGCTCAGCATTGGCACTCACCGCACAATCAGGTGCACTGCGTTATTGGGACAACTGGTATTTAGGGTTCGGGGTTGGACTTCAATTCGATTCCACGGCAACACCGACCGCGAACCCGGCAACCGAACCACTCCTATGCTGGGATGGCTGCATCGTCAGCGATCCGCATGATGGCACACGCTTGTTCTCGGTACACGCCTGCGGGATCTATGACGGGCTGGGCAACGCGGTTCCGAGAAGCGGGGAATGGACCGGCACTTGGTTGACTGCGTTGCTCCCTCATCCGGGAGACCCGGATCTGTTCTATCTCTTCCATTACCAGGACGGCCCGACCGTGACGGGGAAGATCGTGTATTCCACCTTCGACCTATCGTTGAACGGAGGCTTCGGCGATCTGGTCGGACCGGTCGGGACTGTACTAGCGGACAGTGCTTCCTTTGAAGTGAAAGCAATCAGTTCACCCGGTGGTAATCGCCATTGGCTCATCGCACATGAATGGGAAAGCGACGAGTTCCTAGTCTTCGAGGTGAACGGACAAGTCGGCCTCGTTCCCCAGCCCCAGTCAATGCAAACAGCCTTCATCATGAATGACGGTGCTTGGCATGAGAGCCACTGGGGCGTCGATCCCGGGAACTCCAGGTTGGCCATTGCATGGAGGAGCCAGATCAATCCGTCGAACTTCAGTCGGGTGCACCTTTTCAATCTCGATCACAACATTGGGGCGGTTTCCGAGACTGCCGTTTTTGAAGTTTTGGACTGGGGGCGGATCCTCGACCTGGAGTTTTCGTCCAATGGGAGCAAACTCTTCATCTCTACCATGCCCGGTACAAGCACCCACGCCCTGCATCAGATCGACCTTTCCAGCGGCGACAGCCTGACCATAGTGAACAGTTCGGTGGGGATCGAACACCCGTTCCAAGGGGTCAGCGACGAGGGATTTGAGATGGCTCTTGGGCGCGATGGGCGGATCCACGCCACCAGCCAATCGCATCCCTTCTATCAGTTCCACACTTGGCGCATCAACTACCCCGATTCGATTTGTCCGGCTTGCGCACCCGACAC
Protein-coding sequences here:
- a CDS encoding T9SS type A sorting domain-containing protein, with protein sequence MLRKALLMVWAVGSALALTAQSGALRYWDNWYLGFGVGLQFDSTATPTANPATEPLLCWDGCIVSDPHDGTRLFSVHACGIYDGLGNAVPRSGEWTGTWLTALLPHPGDPDLFYLFHYQDGPTVTGKIVYSTFDLSLNGGFGDLVGPVGTVLADSASFEVKAISSPGGNRHWLIAHEWESDEFLVFEVNGQVGLVPQPQSMQTAFIMNDGAWHESHWGVDPGNSRLAIAWRSQINPSNFSRVHLFNLDHNIGAVSETAVFEVLDWGRILDLEFSSNGSKLFISTMPGTSTHALHQIDLSSGDSLTIVNSSVGIEHPFQGVSDEGFEMALGRDGRIHATSQSHPFYQFHTWRINYPDSICPACAPDTSNTYLGNQDPGVFYIPWSFWTYPPEVGIEPDQQLYGTAHAWMNSANNMTVQFDPAPTGSAQLQVIGANGQIVRRAPWPNGSPQARVDMSGTGAGVYVARVLDTKGGTIGSARFVKTE